In bacterium, the genomic stretch AATGGCGCTACTGGGAACGGGTGCGGGTGACGCTCTGGGCGCGGGATCCACGCCACTCAAACTCGTCTACGCTCAGGCCAGCGCGGCATTCACGCCCGTCTTCGTGGCTCAAGATCAGGGCTTCTTCGCCAAGGAGGGCCTCGACGTCGGCTTCGCGCAGGTCACCGGCAGCAGCGCCGTCGCGACGCTCACGTCCGGCGAGTCGCAGGCCCTCGTCGTCGGCGCGACAGAGGTCGCAGACTTCGACGCCACCGGTGGCGACCTCGTGATGGTCGCCGCGGGCTCCAACTACCCCGTCTTCTCCCTCTACGTGAACAAGAGTGTGCGGTCGGTGCAGGACCTTGTGGGCAAGAAGATCGCGGTCACCAGGACCGGCACGTCGACCGACACCACCGCGCGCATCATCCTGGAGCACTTCGGGCTCACCGGGAAGGTGGAGATCTTGACCTCGGGGGGGACGCTGTCGGGCATTCTGGCCGCCATGAGCGCGGGCATCGCAGCCGGCGGCATCCTGTCTGCGCCGACCACGGCGCAGGCCGAGGCGGCCGGTTTCAAGGAGCTGGTCAACGGCGTCGGCCTGGGCATTCCCATGACCCAGAGCGCGCTCACGATCAAGCGATCGTATCTGGCGCAGAACCGGGACGTGGTGCTTCGCCTGGTGCGGGCCTACGTGGCCGCCTGGGCGTACATGCGGAATCCCTCAAACGAGGCGGGGACGGAGAGCGCCATCGCGCATTACACGCGGGCGACCCCGGAGCAGGCGGCCGTCG encodes the following:
- a CDS encoding ABC transporter substrate-binding protein; translation: MSRTGKAISTTIGMVIGMALLGTGAGDALGAGSTPLKLVYAQASAAFTPVFVAQDQGFFAKEGLDVGFAQVTGSSAVATLTSGESQALVVGATEVADFDATGGDLVMVAAGSNYPVFSLYVNKSVRSVQDLVGKKIAVTRTGTSTDTTARIILEHFGLTGKVEILTSGGTLSGILAAMSAGIAAGGILSAPTTAQAEAAGFKELVNGVGLGIPMTQSALTIKRSYLAQNRDVVLRLVRAYVAAWAYMRNPSNEAGTESAIAHYTRATPEQAAVAYKAFSPVWKDKVPRVDPKGVMNAIRFSASPQVRKMTPASLVDDSLLQELVRSGYIKSLYPE